One window from the genome of Pandoraea fibrosis encodes:
- the ispG gene encoding flavodoxin-dependent (E)-4-hydroxy-3-methylbut-2-enyl-diphosphate synthase, with amino-acid sequence MASVECMPIIGGPAPRRQSRKVAIRWGGQLVTVGGDSPIRVQSMTNTDTEDVIGTAIQVKELAQAGSELVRITVNTPEAAAAVPAIREQLDRMGVMVPLVGDFHYNGHKLLADYPACAETLSKYRINPGNVGQGAKRDTQFAQMIEMAAKYDKPVRIGVNWGSLDQSLLARIMDENAARATPWDAQSVMYEALITSALESAELAQRVGLPADKILLSCKVSAVQDLIAVYRELAKRCDYALHLGLTEAGMGSKGIVASTAALSVLLQEGIGDTIRISLTPEPGGARTGEVVVAQEILQTMGLRAFAPMVIACPGCGRTTSTVFQELASSIQTYLREQMPVWKAQYPGVENMNVAVMGCIVNGPGESKHANIGISLPGSGESPAAPVFVDGEKVRTLRGDHIAEEFQQIVDEYVKTRYGQAEGAVAA; translated from the coding sequence ATGGCTTCTGTAGAATGCATGCCGATCATCGGCGGTCCGGCACCTCGTCGTCAGTCGCGCAAGGTCGCGATTCGCTGGGGCGGGCAACTCGTGACAGTCGGTGGCGACTCGCCGATTCGCGTGCAATCGATGACCAATACCGATACGGAAGATGTCATCGGTACGGCCATTCAGGTCAAGGAACTGGCGCAAGCCGGCTCCGAGCTGGTTCGCATCACCGTGAATACGCCGGAAGCGGCCGCTGCTGTACCGGCCATTCGCGAGCAACTCGATCGCATGGGGGTGATGGTGCCGCTCGTCGGCGACTTTCACTACAACGGTCACAAGCTGCTTGCTGACTATCCGGCGTGTGCCGAAACGCTGTCGAAATACCGTATCAATCCGGGGAACGTCGGGCAGGGCGCCAAGCGCGACACGCAGTTCGCGCAAATGATCGAAATGGCGGCCAAGTACGACAAGCCGGTGCGCATCGGTGTGAACTGGGGCAGCCTGGACCAGTCGCTGCTCGCGCGCATCATGGACGAGAATGCGGCCCGTGCGACGCCTTGGGACGCGCAAAGCGTGATGTACGAAGCGCTCATCACGTCGGCGCTGGAATCGGCTGAGCTGGCGCAGCGCGTGGGCCTTCCTGCCGACAAGATTCTGCTCTCCTGCAAGGTGAGCGCGGTGCAGGACCTGATCGCCGTATATCGCGAGTTGGCCAAGCGTTGCGATTACGCGTTGCATCTCGGGCTGACCGAAGCCGGTATGGGATCGAAGGGCATCGTGGCGTCGACGGCCGCACTGTCGGTGCTGCTACAGGAAGGTATTGGCGACACGATCCGTATTTCGCTGACGCCCGAGCCGGGCGGCGCGCGTACGGGCGAGGTCGTGGTGGCGCAGGAAATTCTGCAGACGATGGGCCTGCGCGCATTTGCGCCGATGGTCATTGCCTGTCCGGGGTGCGGCCGCACGACGAGTACCGTGTTCCAGGAATTGGCGTCGAGCATTCAGACATATCTGCGTGAACAAATGCCGGTCTGGAAGGCTCAATATCCGGGCGTCGAGAACATGAACGTCGCAGTCATGGGTTGCATCGTGAACGGCCCGGGAGAATCGAAACACGCGAACATCGGCATCAGCTTGCCGGGTTCGGGCGAATCGCCGGCAGCGCCGGTTTTCGTCGATGGAGAAAAGGTGCGCACGCTGCGCGGCGATCATATCGCCGAAGAGTTCCAGCAGATCGTCGACGAGTACGTGAAGACCCGTTACGGTCAGGCCGAAGGGGCAGTCGCCGCGTAA
- a CDS encoding helix-turn-helix domain-containing protein: MDNQNQADAGGQAGADSQGLPQSATAGWAELGAQVGAQLAALREKRGMSIEDVSARLKVSVQKLKRLEAGEWNALPEMPFIQGVVRSYARMLGADPEPMIEPLRRFGRAAPIDIPQPQTGQPSIPKSPVRFRSPVAASQAKWPWALAALVVIAGAAWYFGNAHKPGRGSTEPAELASATSAQGAADAAEPASQPVVADANGTPPGADGTNAANNGNTEGTVNSASASAATAGAGLIAATDPTHVVAGLAGASAAAAPVVATAVTPVDAKASSAGVPGNGKIALHLKADSWVEVRSKDGKVLFSQLMRAGAEQEITGDAPLKIVVGNVAGVESLEFNGQPVEIKSRNAGNVARLTLQ, translated from the coding sequence ATGGATAACCAGAATCAGGCGGATGCAGGCGGGCAAGCCGGGGCCGACAGCCAGGGATTGCCGCAGAGCGCGACCGCCGGATGGGCTGAGCTTGGGGCGCAGGTGGGTGCGCAACTGGCTGCATTGCGCGAGAAGCGCGGCATGTCGATCGAAGACGTGTCGGCGCGCCTGAAAGTCTCGGTGCAAAAGCTCAAACGTCTTGAAGCCGGCGAGTGGAATGCCTTGCCGGAAATGCCGTTTATTCAGGGCGTCGTGCGTAGCTACGCACGTATGCTCGGTGCCGATCCGGAACCGATGATCGAGCCGCTGCGCCGTTTTGGCCGCGCCGCTCCCATCGATATTCCGCAGCCCCAGACGGGGCAGCCGAGTATTCCGAAGAGCCCGGTGCGTTTTCGTTCGCCGGTTGCCGCCTCGCAAGCCAAATGGCCTTGGGCCCTGGCAGCGCTCGTGGTGATCGCCGGCGCCGCTTGGTATTTCGGCAATGCGCATAAGCCGGGTCGTGGTTCGACCGAGCCGGCAGAGCTGGCCAGCGCGACGTCGGCCCAGGGGGCGGCGGACGCTGCCGAGCCGGCGAGTCAGCCGGTGGTGGCCGATGCCAATGGAACGCCCCCGGGTGCAGACGGCACCAATGCGGCGAACAACGGAAATACGGAAGGTACGGTCAATAGCGCGTCGGCCAGTGCAGCGACCGCAGGCGCAGGCCTGATCGCTGCGACCGATCCGACGCATGTGGTCGCAGGATTGGCGGGCGCCAGCGCCGCAGCGGCACCGGTCGTCGCGACCGCGGTGACGCCGGTCGATGCCAAGGCGTCCAGCGCGGGCGTGCCGGGCAATGGCAAGATTGCGTTGCACCTGAAGGCGGATAGCTGGGTGGAAGTGCGTTCGAAGGACGGCAAGGTGCTGTTCTCCCAGTTGATGCGCGCAGGTGCCGAACAGGAAATTACGGGCGACGCGCCGCTCAAGATCGTTGTGGGTAACGTCGCGGGCGTCGAGTCGCTGGAATTCAACGGTCAACCGGTCGAGATCAAGTCCCGCAACGCGGGCAACGTGGCGCGTCTGACGCTCCAGTAA
- the rlmN gene encoding 23S rRNA (adenine(2503)-C(2))-methyltransferase RlmN, with amino-acid sequence MTNLTNLLDYDPDGLAAYCGTLGEKPFRARQLQRWIHQMGAADFDGMTDLAKSLREKLHTRAIIAAPTAITDHVSTDGTRKWLLDVGNGNAVETVYIPEETRGTLCVSSQAGCAVNCRFCSTGKQGFSRNLSLGEIIGQLWMAEFALRRDLGREGKNERVITNVVMMGMGEPLLNFENVVGAMRLMLDDNAYGLSRRRVTLSTSGVVPMMDRLGQELPVALAVSLHAPNDALRDVLVPLNKKYPLRELMGACERYLEVAPRDFITFEYCMLDGVNDTEAHARELVALTRDVPCKFNLIPFNPFPESGLLRSKDPQIKRFAQILLDAGLVTTVRKTRGDDIDAACGQLAGEVQDRTRLAQRGKFGKIAVEVRTV; translated from the coding sequence ATGACCAACCTTACGAATCTGCTTGATTACGATCCGGACGGTCTGGCCGCCTATTGCGGCACGCTCGGCGAGAAGCCGTTCCGTGCGCGCCAGCTCCAGCGTTGGATCCACCAGATGGGTGCCGCCGATTTCGACGGCATGACCGATCTCGCCAAGTCGCTGCGCGAGAAGTTGCACACCCGTGCGATCATCGCCGCGCCGACGGCCATCACCGACCACGTGTCGACCGATGGCACGCGCAAATGGCTGCTTGACGTGGGTAACGGCAATGCCGTTGAGACCGTCTACATCCCCGAGGAGACGCGCGGCACGCTTTGCGTTTCATCGCAGGCAGGCTGCGCCGTCAACTGCCGGTTCTGTTCGACCGGCAAGCAGGGTTTCTCGCGCAATCTGTCGCTGGGTGAAATCATCGGCCAATTGTGGATGGCCGAATTCGCATTGCGCCGCGACCTCGGGCGCGAGGGCAAGAACGAGCGTGTCATCACCAATGTGGTGATGATGGGCATGGGCGAACCGCTGCTCAATTTCGAAAATGTCGTGGGCGCCATGCGCCTGATGCTCGACGATAACGCCTACGGGCTGTCTCGTCGCCGCGTCACGCTGTCGACCTCGGGTGTCGTGCCGATGATGGACCGCCTGGGGCAGGAGTTGCCTGTGGCGCTGGCCGTGTCGTTGCATGCGCCGAACGACGCCTTGCGCGATGTACTCGTGCCGCTCAACAAGAAATATCCGTTACGCGAGCTGATGGGCGCGTGCGAGCGTTACCTGGAAGTAGCGCCGCGCGATTTCATCACGTTCGAGTACTGCATGCTCGACGGTGTGAACGACACCGAGGCGCATGCGCGCGAGCTTGTCGCCCTGACGCGCGACGTGCCGTGCAAATTCAATCTGATTCCGTTCAACCCGTTTCCCGAGTCCGGCCTGCTGCGCTCGAAAGACCCGCAGATCAAGCGTTTTGCGCAAATTCTGCTCGACGCAGGGCTCGTGACGACCGTGCGCAAGACCCGCGGCGACGACATCGATGCCGCCTGCGGTCAGCTTGCCGGTGAGGTGCAGGATCGCACGCGACTTGCACAGCGCGGCAAATTCGGGAAAATCGCGGTCGAGGTGCGCACCGTATGA
- the ndk gene encoding nucleoside-diphosphate kinase: MAVERTLSIIKPDAVAKNVIGQIYSRFEGAGLKIAAAKLVHLSRAEAEQFYGVHKERPFFKDLVDFMISGPVMIQVLEGENAIAKNRELMGATDPKKAEKGTIRADFADSIDANAVHGSDAAETAAAEVSFFFAGLNVYAR; the protein is encoded by the coding sequence ATGGCAGTCGAACGCACTTTGTCGATTATCAAGCCCGATGCCGTTGCCAAGAACGTGATCGGCCAGATTTACAGCCGTTTCGAAGGCGCAGGCCTGAAGATCGCCGCTGCCAAGCTGGTGCACCTCTCGCGTGCTGAAGCCGAGCAATTCTACGGCGTGCACAAGGAACGTCCGTTCTTCAAGGATCTGGTCGATTTCATGATCTCGGGTCCGGTCATGATTCAAGTGCTGGAAGGTGAAAACGCCATCGCGAAGAACCGCGAACTGATGGGCGCCACCGACCCGAAGAAGGCTGAAAAGGGCACGATCCGCGCCGATTTCGCCGACAGCATCGACGCGAATGCTGTTCACGGTTCGGACGCCGCCGAAACGGCTGCTGCCGAAGTGTCGTTCTTCTTCGCCGGCTTGAACGTCTACGCGCGTTAA
- a CDS encoding Bax inhibitor-1/YccA family protein has translation MNQDFQRFGYGGTQGVTTVQVRNKVLRNTYWLLALSMLPTIAGAWLGVNYGFSLFAGSPMVSVIAFLAIAFGFMFAIERFKNSGVGVALLLGFTFFMGLMLTRLLSFVLGFSNGASLIMMAFGGTAVIFGVMATVATVSKRDFSGLGKWLFMGVLVILLASVANIWLQLPALMLTVSVLAIAIFSAYILFDVQRVVNGGETNYVTATLAIYLDLYNIFTNLLAILGVLGGNRN, from the coding sequence ATGAACCAGGATTTCCAACGTTTCGGCTACGGTGGGACGCAAGGCGTCACGACCGTACAAGTGCGCAACAAGGTACTGCGCAATACGTACTGGCTGCTCGCACTGTCGATGCTGCCGACGATTGCGGGCGCCTGGCTGGGCGTCAATTATGGCTTCTCGCTGTTCGCGGGCAGCCCGATGGTCAGCGTGATCGCTTTCCTCGCCATCGCCTTCGGCTTCATGTTCGCCATCGAGCGCTTCAAGAATAGCGGTGTGGGTGTGGCGCTGTTGCTGGGCTTCACGTTCTTCATGGGCCTGATGCTCACGCGCCTGCTGAGCTTTGTGCTGGGTTTCTCCAACGGCGCGTCGCTCATCATGATGGCGTTCGGCGGAACTGCCGTGATTTTCGGGGTGATGGCAACGGTCGCTACGGTCAGCAAGCGTGACTTCAGCGGTCTGGGCAAGTGGTTGTTCATGGGCGTGCTCGTGATCCTGCTGGCCTCGGTTGCCAATATCTGGCTGCAATTGCCGGCGCTGATGCTGACGGTCTCGGTGCTCGCGATCGCCATCTTCTCGGCGTACATCCTGTTCGACGTGCAGCGTGTCGTGAACGGCGGCGAGACGAATTATGTGACGGCGACGCTCGCGATTTACCTCGACCTGTACAACATCTTCACCAACCTGCTCGCCATCCTTGGCGTGCTGGGCGGCAACCGCAACTGA
- a CDS encoding 3'-5' exonuclease → MPSPVLVFDIETIPDVDGLRKLEPAYAGLSDDAVAEAAFAARREKVGHDFLPLHLHRVAAISCVFRDRDGFRVKSLGTLEDGEGPLVSGFYRTIEKYAPQIVSWNGGGFDLPVLHYRAMIHGIAAPRYWDMGEDDREFKWNNYISRYHQRHLDLMDLLAMYQARANAPLDDLAKLCGFPGKLGMDGSKVWEAYRDGKLEEIRNYCETDVVNTYLVYCRYQLMRGGLRQAEYDQEIEFVRRSLEQEAAPHWKEYLAAWV, encoded by the coding sequence ATGCCATCTCCCGTACTCGTCTTCGACATTGAAACGATTCCCGACGTTGACGGCTTGCGCAAGCTGGAACCCGCGTATGCCGGCCTCTCCGACGACGCCGTTGCCGAAGCGGCCTTCGCTGCCCGCCGCGAAAAGGTAGGGCACGATTTCCTGCCGTTGCACTTGCATCGCGTTGCCGCCATTTCCTGTGTATTTCGCGATCGCGACGGGTTTCGCGTGAAATCGCTCGGCACACTCGAAGACGGTGAGGGGCCGCTGGTTTCCGGTTTCTATCGCACCATCGAAAAGTACGCGCCGCAGATCGTGTCGTGGAACGGCGGCGGATTCGATTTGCCGGTATTGCATTACCGCGCGATGATTCACGGCATTGCGGCGCCCCGATATTGGGATATGGGCGAAGACGATCGCGAGTTCAAGTGGAATAACTACATCAGCCGCTATCACCAGCGCCATCTGGATTTGATGGATTTGCTGGCGATGTATCAGGCGCGCGCAAATGCACCGCTCGATGATCTCGCGAAGCTGTGCGGTTTTCCCGGCAAGCTGGGTATGGACGGCAGTAAGGTCTGGGAAGCCTATCGCGACGGCAAACTCGAAGAGATTCGCAATTACTGCGAAACGGATGTTGTGAATACGTACCTTGTCTATTGCCGTTATCAATTGATGCGAGGGGGATTGCGTCAGGCGGAATACGACCAGGAAATCGAGTTTGTGAGGCGCTCGCTCGAGCAGGAAGCGGCGCCGCACTGGAAAGAGTATCTCGCCGCCTGGGTGTGA
- a CDS encoding peptidoglycan DD-metalloendopeptidase family protein, producing MLAACASRQVGAPVVDRTVGGTTTDSSVPGGAPVIDNTPVPAGFYRVKPGDRLYRIALENGQNYRDIARWNNIQNPDQIEVGQVLRVKPPAGDTGTPLPAPMGSTPSSASNNPASVPPAVVPPPTSSSASAAPSAVSSGELQLSWPAKGSVVGRFDDSKNKGLNIAGNPGDPVYAAGAGKVVYSGAGLRGYGNLVIIKHDATFLTAYAHNRTLLVKEGDSVTRGQKIAEMGNSDADRVMLHFEVRRDGKPVDPMKYLPPQ from the coding sequence ATGCTGGCAGCGTGCGCATCGCGACAAGTCGGGGCGCCGGTCGTTGACCGTACCGTAGGCGGTACGACGACCGACAGCAGTGTGCCGGGCGGTGCGCCCGTCATCGACAACACGCCGGTGCCGGCCGGGTTTTATCGCGTCAAGCCGGGCGATCGTCTCTATCGCATTGCGCTGGAGAATGGTCAGAACTATCGCGACATTGCTCGCTGGAACAACATCCAGAACCCGGACCAGATTGAAGTGGGTCAGGTACTGCGTGTGAAGCCGCCAGCAGGCGATACCGGGACCCCGCTGCCAGCGCCGATGGGCAGCACGCCGTCGTCCGCCAGCAACAATCCGGCATCGGTGCCGCCGGCCGTCGTGCCGCCGCCAACGAGCTCGTCCGCCTCGGCGGCGCCGTCGGCCGTGTCGAGTGGCGAGCTGCAGCTCTCATGGCCGGCGAAGGGGAGCGTCGTGGGTCGTTTCGACGATTCGAAGAACAAGGGCCTGAATATCGCCGGTAATCCTGGCGATCCCGTCTACGCGGCCGGCGCGGGTAAAGTGGTGTATTCGGGTGCCGGCCTGCGTGGCTATGGCAACCTCGTCATCATCAAACACGATGCCACCTTCTTGACGGCGTATGCGCACAACCGCACACTGTTGGTCAAGGAAGGCGACTCCGTCACGCGGGGTCAGAAAATTGCCGAAATGGGTAACTCGGATGCAGATCGTGTCATGCTGCACTTCGAGGTGCGCCGCGACGGCAAGCCTGTAGATCCGATGAAGTATTTGCCGCCTCAATAA
- a CDS encoding protein-L-isoaspartate(D-aspartate) O-methyltransferase, protein MTRGAAPTSQGNGKTPANGSPSASPHNGLRAASTPMAGASARPGGAHTPHAVVPKGLARPASAPHAQPAPHTAKSTPRPAAKATGAGVPQKGGVAGAKSTVRSSTSVKVLTGGTARANTPMLANSPDGIGLTSDRVRARMAERVAASGVKHPGVLAALAMVPRHGFVDAALANQAYEDAALPIGHGQTISKPSVVGRMIELLLAGGRPLEKVLEIGTGCGYQAAVLSCVARDVYSIERVRPLHERAKANLRPLRVPNIRLHYGDGRLGLPAVAPFDGIVIAAAGLEIPDALIDQLAVGARLVAPVGGEQQILTLIERVGARQWRETQLDRVLFVPLKSGII, encoded by the coding sequence ATGACGCGCGGCGCGGCGCCCACGAGCCAGGGGAATGGAAAAACGCCGGCAAACGGGAGTCCTTCCGCCTCGCCGCATAACGGTTTGCGAGCAGCGTCCACCCCGATGGCAGGGGCCTCGGCCCGACCCGGCGGGGCGCACACGCCGCACGCGGTCGTGCCGAAAGGACTTGCAAGGCCGGCGTCTGCACCGCATGCTCAGCCAGCGCCGCATACCGCGAAAAGCACGCCTCGGCCTGCCGCCAAGGCGACGGGGGCGGGCGTTCCTCAAAAGGGCGGTGTGGCCGGGGCAAAAAGTACGGTGCGTAGTTCGACCTCCGTGAAGGTTTTGACTGGCGGCACAGCGCGTGCGAATACCCCGATGCTTGCCAATTCGCCCGATGGCATTGGGTTGACATCGGATCGGGTTCGCGCGCGAATGGCTGAACGCGTGGCGGCCTCGGGCGTCAAACACCCGGGCGTGCTGGCGGCGCTGGCGATGGTGCCGCGTCATGGGTTCGTCGATGCAGCGCTCGCGAATCAGGCTTATGAAGACGCCGCATTGCCGATCGGGCATGGGCAGACGATTTCGAAGCCATCGGTCGTCGGACGCATGATCGAGTTGCTGCTCGCCGGCGGGCGTCCGCTGGAGAAGGTGCTGGAAATCGGCACCGGGTGTGGCTATCAGGCGGCCGTGTTGTCATGCGTAGCGCGCGACGTCTATTCAATCGAGCGCGTGCGCCCGCTACATGAGCGGGCCAAAGCCAACCTGCGGCCGCTACGGGTGCCCAATATTCGCTTGCATTATGGCGACGGGCGCCTGGGGCTGCCCGCCGTCGCGCCTTTTGACGGCATAGTGATCGCGGCCGCCGGGCTGGAAATTCCGGATGCGCTGATCGATCAGCTCGCCGTTGGCGCACGTCTCGTCGCCCCCGTGGGCGGTGAGCAACAGATTTTGACCCTCATCGAGCGCGTCGGTGCGCGCCAGTGGCGCGAGACGCAGCTTGATAGGGTGTTATTCGTCCCCTTAAAATCGGGCATCATTTAA
- the surE gene encoding 5'/3'-nucleotidase SurE gives MRILLSNDDGYQAPGLAALYEALAPLGDITVVAPEQNCSGASNSLTLQRPLSVFKAGNGFTFINGTPTDCVHVALTGLLDERPDIVVSGINNGQNMGEDTLYSGTVAAATEGFLFGIPSFAFSQVNKGWDHLESAARVAREIVERYMERPLGAPFLLNVNIPNLPYDRLKGSLATRLGKRHQSQPVIRQENPRGETIYWIGPAGDARDSSEGTDFHAVAHDYVSVTPLQLDLTHTARLGVVHDWLASAGVAQR, from the coding sequence ATGCGAATCCTGCTCAGCAACGACGATGGGTATCAGGCGCCAGGCCTGGCCGCGCTTTATGAAGCGCTGGCACCGCTTGGCGACATTACCGTGGTGGCGCCCGAACAGAACTGTAGTGGTGCGTCCAATTCTCTCACCCTGCAACGACCGCTTTCGGTGTTCAAGGCCGGTAACGGTTTCACGTTCATCAACGGCACGCCGACCGACTGTGTGCACGTTGCGCTGACCGGGTTGCTCGATGAACGGCCCGATATCGTTGTCTCCGGGATCAACAACGGTCAGAACATGGGCGAAGACACGCTGTACTCCGGTACCGTGGCGGCGGCCACCGAAGGTTTCCTCTTCGGTATTCCCTCGTTCGCGTTTTCGCAAGTGAACAAAGGCTGGGACCATCTTGAGAGTGCCGCGCGTGTGGCGCGCGAGATTGTCGAGCGCTATATGGAGCGCCCGCTGGGCGCCCCCTTCCTTTTGAATGTCAATATCCCCAATTTGCCGTACGACCGCCTGAAAGGCTCACTCGCCACGCGTCTTGGGAAACGACACCAATCGCAGCCGGTGATCCGTCAGGAAAATCCGCGCGGCGAAACGATTTACTGGATCGGCCCGGCCGGCGATGCTCGCGATAGCAGCGAAGGCACCGATTTCCACGCCGTGGCGCACGATTACGTCTCGGTCACCCCCTTGCAACTGGATCTCACGCATACCGCACGACTTGGCGTCGTGCACGATTGGCTGGCCAGCGCAGGGGTGGCCCAACGATGA
- a CDS encoding ABC transporter permease has protein sequence MRNRSIMRHLRLWQWLLLVLGFLVWYVLTSPTLLPAFYFDSPDKAAFFFGEPQKVLLQIWQWFASGEIYLHLGVTLLETVLAFAIGTVFGLAVGLWLALSPSAGALLDPYIKAANSMPRVILAPIFGVWFGLGIWSKVALGVTLVFFIVFFNVYQGVKEVSPVVLANARMLGANQRQLLRRVYLPSATSWVFSSLHNSVGLAFVGAVVGEYLGSARGVGYLILQAEGTFDINAVIAGVLILTAFALVLDGLVGVVERRLLVWQPQAGETEKM, from the coding sequence ATGCGTAATCGTTCGATCATGCGGCACTTGCGGTTGTGGCAGTGGCTGCTGCTGGTATTGGGTTTTCTTGTCTGGTACGTGCTCACGAGCCCGACCCTGCTGCCCGCGTTCTATTTCGACAGCCCCGACAAGGCGGCTTTCTTCTTCGGTGAGCCGCAGAAAGTGCTGCTCCAGATCTGGCAATGGTTCGCCAGCGGGGAGATCTATCTTCATCTCGGTGTCACGCTGCTCGAGACGGTGCTCGCGTTTGCGATCGGTACCGTATTCGGGTTGGCCGTGGGGTTGTGGCTGGCGCTGTCGCCAAGTGCGGGTGCGCTGCTCGATCCGTACATCAAGGCGGCCAACTCGATGCCTCGCGTGATTCTCGCCCCTATCTTCGGCGTGTGGTTCGGGCTTGGCATCTGGTCGAAAGTCGCGTTGGGGGTGACGCTGGTGTTCTTCATCGTGTTCTTCAACGTCTATCAGGGCGTGAAGGAAGTGAGCCCGGTCGTGCTGGCCAATGCGCGCATGCTGGGCGCAAATCAGCGTCAGTTGTTGCGTCGGGTGTATCTGCCGAGCGCCACCAGCTGGGTGTTCTCCAGTCTGCACAACTCGGTCGGTCTGGCGTTTGTCGGGGCGGTCGTCGGGGAGTACCTTGGCTCGGCGCGCGGCGTGGGGTATCTGATCCTGCAGGCGGAAGGAACGTTCGACATTAACGCGGTCATCGCGGGGGTGCTGATCCTGACGGCGTTCGCACTGGTGCTCGACGGGCTTGTCGGTGTGGTTGAGCGGCGTTTGCTGGTCTGGCAGCCGCAAGCCGGAGAGACCGAGAAGATGTAA
- a CDS encoding ABC transporter ATP-binding protein, with translation MTAPALSFDSISCTFVARDDRSARYTAVADTSLDIAPGEFVSVVGPTGCGKSTLLNVAAGLLAPSSGTVKVFGEPLKGINSRAGYMFQAEALMPWRNAIDNVTAGLEFRGVAPEEASARGNEWLKRVGLGGFGDRYPHQLSGGMRKRVAMAQTLILDPDIILMDEPFSALDIQTRQLMENELLELWAAKRRAVLFITHDLDEAIALSDRVVVLAAGPGTHPIGEFRIDLPRPRDVAEIRNHPRFTELHAQIWDVLREEVLKGYAQQLKAV, from the coding sequence ATGACTGCGCCGGCTCTGAGTTTCGACAGTATTTCGTGTACGTTCGTCGCGCGAGACGACCGTTCAGCGCGTTACACGGCGGTCGCCGACACGTCGCTCGACATTGCGCCGGGCGAGTTCGTCTCGGTCGTCGGTCCGACGGGGTGCGGCAAGTCGACATTGCTCAACGTCGCTGCCGGCTTGCTGGCGCCGTCGTCCGGCACGGTCAAGGTGTTTGGCGAGCCGCTAAAGGGCATCAATTCGCGCGCCGGCTATATGTTTCAGGCCGAAGCGTTAATGCCGTGGCGTAACGCGATCGACAACGTGACCGCCGGTCTGGAGTTTCGTGGCGTGGCGCCTGAGGAAGCCTCGGCACGCGGGAACGAGTGGCTCAAGCGTGTGGGACTGGGCGGGTTCGGCGATCGATACCCGCACCAACTCTCGGGCGGCATGCGCAAGCGTGTAGCCATGGCGCAGACACTGATTCTCGATCCGGACATCATCCTGATGGACGAGCCGTTCTCGGCGCTCGATATCCAGACGCGTCAACTCATGGAGAACGAGTTGCTTGAGTTATGGGCTGCGAAGCGCCGCGCAGTGCTCTTCATCACGCATGATCTGGATGAGGCAATTGCGCTGTCGGACCGTGTCGTGGTGCTTGCCGCAGGGCCGGGTACGCATCCCATCGGCGAATTCCGGATCGATCTGCCGCGTCCGAGGGATGTGGCGGAGATCCGGAATCATCCGCGCTTTACCGAACTGCATGCACAGATATGGGACGTGTTGCGCGAAGAGGTGCTCAAGGGCTATGCGCAACAGTTGAAGGCCGTCTGA